A genome region from Carboxydothermus pertinax includes the following:
- a CDS encoding type II toxin-antitoxin system HicB family antitoxin produces MYKDLYVFPAIFDYAEDGISVEFPDLPGCLTCGDNTEEALKNAKEALELHLYSMEKDNEPIPEPTPIDKIKIESNQVLVLVEAWMPLVRS; encoded by the coding sequence ATGTATAAAGACTTATATGTGTTCCCTGCCATTTTTGACTATGCCGAAGATGGTATTTCCGTTGAATTCCCTGACCTTCCCGGATGTTTAACCTGTGGTGATAATACGGAAGAAGCTTTAAAAAATGCTAAAGAAGCTCTTGAACTTCATCTGTATAGTATGGAAAAAGACAATGAGCCAATTCCTGAACCAACACCTATAGACAAAATTAAGATTGAATCCAATCAAGTTCTCGTATTGGTAGAAGCCTGGATGCCATTAGTTCGCAGTTAA